In Hevea brasiliensis isolate MT/VB/25A 57/8 chromosome 13, ASM3005281v1, whole genome shotgun sequence, a single genomic region encodes these proteins:
- the LOC131171890 gene encoding BTB/POZ domain-containing protein At2g24240 gives MKIAKDRVRFNVGGRIFETTSTTLANASRNSFFGAFFDDNWALKQPINDLNPNSEFYIDRNPDCFGILLDLLRTGDLHIPPHVPERLLHREASFYGLLDHVRSAKWGPFDANRLRYSRSVTGRAPGDGTAIRAGPDGGCCVAHGSMVRVYDWMMEEHPPINLDYQRVNDIAWVDSENVILSACERLGRGDGGMGLFSKSTGELRYKFQVCHENRVKSYTAGALSTSSDYRIFSSCKGRSNEYGIGVWDQITGKQIDFFYESPGWSLGDADKLQWLNGRNCLLVATLFPRKDNCYISLVDFREKRMVWFWSDIGASMTVDEKRVRDAIAMEDCNAICVVNEYEELGFMDLRMSGGSVRWSSRSRLMKGKMPDEPCYPKLALHEGQLFSSMDDSISVFCGPDWVLTSRLRQSYGGSICDFSIGGDRLFALHSEENVFDIWETPPPPIL, from the coding sequence ATGAAGATCGCCAAAGACAGAGTCCGATTCAACGTCGGAGGCAGAATCTTCGAGACAACCTCCACGACCTTGGCAAATGCCAGTAGAAACTCCTTTTTCGGAGCATTTTTTGACGATAATTGGGCTTTAAAACAACCCATCAATGACCTCAATCCCAACAGTGAATTCTACATCGATCGAAACCCGGATTGTTTCGGTATCCTCCTCGATCTTCTCCGCACCGGCGATCTCCACATCCCTCCCCACGTCCCGGAAAGACTCCTCCACCGAGAGGCGTCATTTTACGGCCTCTTGGACCATGTAAGATCGGCCAAATGGGGTCCATTTGATGCAAACAGACTTCGGTATTCCCGGTCTGTCACTGGCCGGGCACCAGGGGATGGCACGGCAATTCGTGCAGGACCGGATGGTGGGTGCTGTGTGGCTCATGGAAGTATGGTGCGTGTCTATGATTGGATGATGGAAGAGCATCCACCAATCAATCTTGATTACCAGAGAGTGAATGATATTGCTTGGGTTGATTCTGAGAATGTGATTCTCAGTGCCTGTGAGAGATTAGGCCGCGGAGATGGAGGAATGGGGCTGTTCAGTAAGAGTACAGGGGAGCTGAGGTATAAGTTTCAGGTCTGCCATGAGAATCGAGTGAAGAGCTATACTGCTGGGGCTTTGAGCACTAGCTCTGATTATAGAATTTTTAGTAGCTGTAAAGGGAGAAGCAATGAGTATGGAATTGGAGTATGGGATCAAATTACTGGTAAACAAATTGATTTCTTTTATGAGAGTCCAGGTTGGTCATTAGGTGATGCTGATAAATTGCAGTGGTTAAATGGGAGAAATTGCTTGTTGGTGGCTACTTTGTTTCCTAGAAAGGACAACTGTTACATTAGTTTGGTGGATTTTAGAGAGAAGAGGATGGTGTGGTTTTGGTCTGATATTGGTGCTTCTATGACTGTGGATGAGAAAAGGGTTCGTGATGCTATTGCTATGGAGGATTGTAATGCTATTTGTGTGGTGAATGAGTATGAGGAGTTAGGGTTTATGGATTTGAGAATGAGTGGAGGAAGCGTGAGATGGAGTTCGAGGAGTCGATTGATGAAGGGAAAGATGCCTGATGAGCCTTGTTATCCAAAACTGGCATTACATGAAGGGCAGTTGTTTTCATCAATGGATGATAGCATTTCTGTGTTTTGTGGTCCTGACTGGGTTTTGACATCTAGGCTTAGACAGAGTTATGGAGGTTCAATTTGTGATTTTTCAATCGGTGGGGATAGACTCTTTGCACTTCACAGTGAGGAAAATGTCTTTGATATATGGGAGACTCCACCTCCACCAATTTTATGA
- the LOC110639672 gene encoding ubiquitin carboxyl-terminal hydrolase 23 isoform X1, whose protein sequence is MENIVITGTERKIEFHPARKSFTGLGSSGASGDFQTGKKIDGLDFMENWLDPELSFGITFRKIGAGLENLGNTCFLNSVLQCLTYTEPLAAYLQSGKHQNSCHIAGFCALCAIQKHVSRALQSTGRSLVPKDLVSNLRCISQNFRNARQEDAHEYMVNLLESMHKCCLPLGVPSESPAAYERSLVHKIFGGRLRSQVECQRCLYCSNKFDPFLDVSLEIVKADSLPVALRNFTAAELLDGGEKHYQCQQCKQKVRAKKRLTVHKAPNVLTIHLKRFHSYDPGRKVDKKVLFDRSLDMKPFVSGSYEGDLMYSLYGVLVHFGHSTHSGHYVCFVRTSSGIWYLLNDNEVRPVSEKTVLDQKAYMLFYVRDRKNMASRKPVDVVQKENMKATAGSDIANLVFKQSSKEPADNGSVGNRSLAAGSAATVNRKDPLNFGALKDILQKEGLNRPVISECLVTKSDPSAEPSGSPLPKNLSKEVYPNPDLEHCFLSAASSINSKSDTAKVENATVTIGVKSDCNETFSNSNEPQNSPIAKLGTNETSEKINHVFNAGVDTEKKIPRLSQSVDSSEKALNKIDSGKSPNEPSCKSSKVGGFTDEGAAFNSLGDDNGDSSQRIANELVVSSIPSVMTSECLQSKAPDCSSPKKLRRKLLKCRMPNMYLGPKLFRIRASLDLQKKKKHKKSKHRSSETHNLIKVQLESNCFLSDVGPSTSKISMSVSLGSTNSQRKRAKSHSNCRGDSLMDTVDEAFEKSDNQNGTTLHTQLKKGSLSMSKANQQDASVLDCTEGSRKDASENGMMCALTRGLRETTVASWDGIELPESQIVESNLCIGYVPDECDEEYDRGKRKKLRQNKQNFGGPNPFQEIVSKKTQFKKAKKDQSSSGNNPFRI, encoded by the exons ATGGAAAACATAGTTATAACCGGTACAGAG AGAAAGATCGAGTTCCATCCCGCTAGAAAATCGTTTACTGGGTTGGGAAGTAGCGGTGCTAGTGGCGATTTTCAGACTGGGAAGAAAATAGACGGGTTGGATTTCATGGAAAATTGGCTTGATCCCGAGCTCAGTTTTGGGATTACTTTCAGGAAAATT GGCGCTGGTTTGGAAAATCTTGGAAACACTTGTTTTCTCAATTCGGTGTTGCAGTGTCTAACATACACTGAGCCTTTGGCAGCATACTTGCAAAGCGGCAAGCATCAAAATTCAT gcCATATTGCTGGTTTTTGTGCCTTGTGTGCCATCCAGAAGCATGTTAGTCGTGCTCTACAATCAACTGGGAGGTCACTAGTACCCAAGGATCTTGTATCAAACTTGCGAT GCATATCACAGAACTTCAGAAATGCTAGACAGGAGGATGCTCACGAGTACATGGTAAACTTGCTGGAATCAATGCACAAGTGCTGCTTGCCTTTAGGAGTTCCAAGTGAATCACCTGCTGCTTACGAAAGGAGTTTGGTGCACAAAATCTTTGGTGGTCGCCTCCGTAGTCAG GTTGAATGCCAACGGTGCTTGTACTGCTCCAACAAGTTTGATCCATTTTTAGATGTAAGCCTGGAAATAGTTAAGGCAGATTCTTTGCCTGTTGCACTTCGAAACTTTACTGCCGCAGAGCTGTTAGATGGAGGAGAGAAGCATTATCAATGCCAGCAGTGCAAGCAGAAAGTTAGAGCTAAGAAACGGCTTACAGTCCACAAGGCTCCAAATGTACTTACCATCCATCTAAAGCGCTTTCATTCATATGATCCTGGACGGAAAGTTGACAAGAAAGTCTTATTTGATCGCTCATTGGACATGAAACCATTTGTCAGTGGTTCCTAT GAAGGAGATTTGATGTACAGTCTctatggtgttctggtacactttGGTCATAGTACCCATTCTGGTCATTATGTCTGTTTTGTACGCACATCGAGTGGTATATGGTATCTCCTGAATGACAATGAG GTTCGCCCAGTTAGTGAGAAGACTGTTCTAGACCAGAAGGCATATATGCTTTTTTATGTCCGTGATAGAAAAAATATGGCTTCAAGAAAGCCTGTTGATGTAGTTCAGAAAGAAAATATGAAAGCAACTGCTGGAAGTGACATTGCAAATTTGGTTTTTAAGCAGTCGTCAAAGGAACCGGCAGATAATGGTTCAGTTGGGAATAGATCACTGGCTGCAGGCTCTGCTGCTACTGTTAATAGAAAAGATCCACTAAATTTTGGTGCATTAAAAGATATCCTTCAGAAAGAAGGATTGAATCGCCCAGTGATTTCAGAATGCTTAGTTACAAAATCAGATCCTAGTGCAGAACCTTCAGGTTCACCCTTACCTAAGAACCTGTCAAAAGAAGTTTATCCAAACCCTGATCTGGAACATTGTTTTCTATCTGCAGCCTCATCCATTAATAGCAAAAGCGACACTGCTAAAGTTGAAAATGCAACCGTCACTATTGGGGTCAAAAGTGATTGTAATGAGACATTTTCTAATAGCAATGAGCCCCAAAACTCACCTATTGCAAAGCTTGGCACAAATGAGACCTCAGAAAAG ATTAATCATGTCTTTAATGCGGGAGTTGACACAGAGAAGAAGATTCCAAGACTTTCTCAATCTGTGGATTCTAGTGAGAAAGCATTGAACAAAATAGATAGTGGAAAATCACCAAATGAACCTAGCTGTAAAAGCAGTAAG GTTGGAGGTTTTACTGATGAAGGTGCTGCTTTCAATTCTCTTGGTGATGACAATGGGGATAGTAGTCAACGAATTGCAAATGAGTTGGTTGTATCATCAATCCCATCAGTTATGACAAGTGAATGTCTACAGAGCAAAGCTCCTGATTGTTCATCTCCAAAAAAGTTAAGAAGGAAGCTTTTGAAGTGTAGGATGCCAAATATGTATCTTGGCCCAAAATTATTCAGAATCAGAGCATCGTTAGACCTTCAGAAAAAGAAGAAACATAAAAAGAGCAAGCACCGCTCTTCAGAGACCCATAATCTCATTAAAGTACAGTTGGAGAGTAATTGTTTTTTGTCAGATGTTGGGCCATCTACATCAAAGATATCCATGTCAGTTTCATTGGGTTCAACAAATTCTCAAAGGAAGAGGGCTAAATCTCATTCAAACTGTAGAGGCGATTCCCTGATGGATACTGTGGATGAAGCATTTGAGAAGAGTGATAACCAGAATGGAACTACATTGCATACACAGTTAAAGAAGGGCTCATTATCAATGTCTAAAGCGAACCAACAGGATGCAAGTGTTCTTGATTGCACAGAAGGTAGCAGAAAAGATGCATCAGAGAATGGGATGATGTGTGCGCTTACTCGAGGTCTGCGAGAGACAACTG TTGCATCTTGGGATGGGATAGAGTTGCCTGAGTCCCAGATTGTGGAATCAAATCTCTGCATTGGTTATGTGCCAGATGAGTG CGATGAAGAATATGATCGAGGTAAGAGAAAGAAGTTGAGGCAAAATAAGCAAAACTTTGGTGGGCCAAATCCTTTCCAAGAAATTGTCAGCAAAAAAACACAATTTAAGAAGGCGAAGAAGGACCAATCTAGCTCTGGAAACAACCCATTCAGGATATGA
- the LOC110639672 gene encoding ubiquitin carboxyl-terminal hydrolase 23 isoform X2, translating to MENIVITGTERKIEFHPARKSFTGLGSSGASGDFQTGKKIDGLDFMENWLDPELSFGITFRKIGAGLENLGNTCFLNSVLQCLTYTEPLAAYLQSGKHQNSCHIAGFCALCAIQKHVSRALQSTGRSLVPKDLVSNLRCISQNFRNARQEDAHEYMVNLLESMHKCCLPLGVPSESPAAYERSLVHKIFGGRLRSQVECQRCLYCSNKFDPFLDVSLEIVKADSLPVALRNFTAAELLDGGEKHYQCQQCKQKVRAKKRLTVHKAPNVLTIHLKRFHSYDPGRKVDKKVLFDRSLDMKPFVSGSYEGDLMYSLYGVLVHFGHSTHSGHYVCFVRTSSGIWYLLNDNEVRPVSEKTVLDQKAYMLFYVRDRKNMASRKPVDVVQKENMKATAGSDIANLVFKQSSKEPADNGSVGNRSLAAGSAATVNRKDPLNFGALKDILQKEGLNRPVISECLVTKSDPSAEPSASSINSKSDTAKVENATVTIGVKSDCNETFSNSNEPQNSPIAKLGTNETSEKINHVFNAGVDTEKKIPRLSQSVDSSEKALNKIDSGKSPNEPSCKSSKVGGFTDEGAAFNSLGDDNGDSSQRIANELVVSSIPSVMTSECLQSKAPDCSSPKKLRRKLLKCRMPNMYLGPKLFRIRASLDLQKKKKHKKSKHRSSETHNLIKVQLESNCFLSDVGPSTSKISMSVSLGSTNSQRKRAKSHSNCRGDSLMDTVDEAFEKSDNQNGTTLHTQLKKGSLSMSKANQQDASVLDCTEGSRKDASENGMMCALTRGLRETTVASWDGIELPESQIVESNLCIGYVPDECDEEYDRGKRKKLRQNKQNFGGPNPFQEIVSKKTQFKKAKKDQSSSGNNPFRI from the exons ATGGAAAACATAGTTATAACCGGTACAGAG AGAAAGATCGAGTTCCATCCCGCTAGAAAATCGTTTACTGGGTTGGGAAGTAGCGGTGCTAGTGGCGATTTTCAGACTGGGAAGAAAATAGACGGGTTGGATTTCATGGAAAATTGGCTTGATCCCGAGCTCAGTTTTGGGATTACTTTCAGGAAAATT GGCGCTGGTTTGGAAAATCTTGGAAACACTTGTTTTCTCAATTCGGTGTTGCAGTGTCTAACATACACTGAGCCTTTGGCAGCATACTTGCAAAGCGGCAAGCATCAAAATTCAT gcCATATTGCTGGTTTTTGTGCCTTGTGTGCCATCCAGAAGCATGTTAGTCGTGCTCTACAATCAACTGGGAGGTCACTAGTACCCAAGGATCTTGTATCAAACTTGCGAT GCATATCACAGAACTTCAGAAATGCTAGACAGGAGGATGCTCACGAGTACATGGTAAACTTGCTGGAATCAATGCACAAGTGCTGCTTGCCTTTAGGAGTTCCAAGTGAATCACCTGCTGCTTACGAAAGGAGTTTGGTGCACAAAATCTTTGGTGGTCGCCTCCGTAGTCAG GTTGAATGCCAACGGTGCTTGTACTGCTCCAACAAGTTTGATCCATTTTTAGATGTAAGCCTGGAAATAGTTAAGGCAGATTCTTTGCCTGTTGCACTTCGAAACTTTACTGCCGCAGAGCTGTTAGATGGAGGAGAGAAGCATTATCAATGCCAGCAGTGCAAGCAGAAAGTTAGAGCTAAGAAACGGCTTACAGTCCACAAGGCTCCAAATGTACTTACCATCCATCTAAAGCGCTTTCATTCATATGATCCTGGACGGAAAGTTGACAAGAAAGTCTTATTTGATCGCTCATTGGACATGAAACCATTTGTCAGTGGTTCCTAT GAAGGAGATTTGATGTACAGTCTctatggtgttctggtacactttGGTCATAGTACCCATTCTGGTCATTATGTCTGTTTTGTACGCACATCGAGTGGTATATGGTATCTCCTGAATGACAATGAG GTTCGCCCAGTTAGTGAGAAGACTGTTCTAGACCAGAAGGCATATATGCTTTTTTATGTCCGTGATAGAAAAAATATGGCTTCAAGAAAGCCTGTTGATGTAGTTCAGAAAGAAAATATGAAAGCAACTGCTGGAAGTGACATTGCAAATTTGGTTTTTAAGCAGTCGTCAAAGGAACCGGCAGATAATGGTTCAGTTGGGAATAGATCACTGGCTGCAGGCTCTGCTGCTACTGTTAATAGAAAAGATCCACTAAATTTTGGTGCATTAAAAGATATCCTTCAGAAAGAAGGATTGAATCGCCCAGTGATTTCAGAATGCTTAGTTACAAAATCAGATCCTAGTGCAGAACCTTCAG CCTCATCCATTAATAGCAAAAGCGACACTGCTAAAGTTGAAAATGCAACCGTCACTATTGGGGTCAAAAGTGATTGTAATGAGACATTTTCTAATAGCAATGAGCCCCAAAACTCACCTATTGCAAAGCTTGGCACAAATGAGACCTCAGAAAAG ATTAATCATGTCTTTAATGCGGGAGTTGACACAGAGAAGAAGATTCCAAGACTTTCTCAATCTGTGGATTCTAGTGAGAAAGCATTGAACAAAATAGATAGTGGAAAATCACCAAATGAACCTAGCTGTAAAAGCAGTAAG GTTGGAGGTTTTACTGATGAAGGTGCTGCTTTCAATTCTCTTGGTGATGACAATGGGGATAGTAGTCAACGAATTGCAAATGAGTTGGTTGTATCATCAATCCCATCAGTTATGACAAGTGAATGTCTACAGAGCAAAGCTCCTGATTGTTCATCTCCAAAAAAGTTAAGAAGGAAGCTTTTGAAGTGTAGGATGCCAAATATGTATCTTGGCCCAAAATTATTCAGAATCAGAGCATCGTTAGACCTTCAGAAAAAGAAGAAACATAAAAAGAGCAAGCACCGCTCTTCAGAGACCCATAATCTCATTAAAGTACAGTTGGAGAGTAATTGTTTTTTGTCAGATGTTGGGCCATCTACATCAAAGATATCCATGTCAGTTTCATTGGGTTCAACAAATTCTCAAAGGAAGAGGGCTAAATCTCATTCAAACTGTAGAGGCGATTCCCTGATGGATACTGTGGATGAAGCATTTGAGAAGAGTGATAACCAGAATGGAACTACATTGCATACACAGTTAAAGAAGGGCTCATTATCAATGTCTAAAGCGAACCAACAGGATGCAAGTGTTCTTGATTGCACAGAAGGTAGCAGAAAAGATGCATCAGAGAATGGGATGATGTGTGCGCTTACTCGAGGTCTGCGAGAGACAACTG TTGCATCTTGGGATGGGATAGAGTTGCCTGAGTCCCAGATTGTGGAATCAAATCTCTGCATTGGTTATGTGCCAGATGAGTG CGATGAAGAATATGATCGAGGTAAGAGAAAGAAGTTGAGGCAAAATAAGCAAAACTTTGGTGGGCCAAATCCTTTCCAAGAAATTGTCAGCAAAAAAACACAATTTAAGAAGGCGAAGAAGGACCAATCTAGCTCTGGAAACAACCCATTCAGGATATGA
- the LOC110639672 gene encoding ubiquitin carboxyl-terminal hydrolase 23 isoform X3 — protein sequence MENIVITGTERKIEFHPARKSFTGLGSSGASGDFQTGKKIDGLDFMENWLDPELSFGITFRKIGAGLENLGNTCFLNSVLQCLTYTEPLAAYLQSGKHQNSCHIAGFCALCAIQKHVSRALQSTGRSLVPKDLVSNLRCISQNFRNARQEDAHEYMVNLLESMHKCCLPLGVPSESPAAYERSLVHKIFGGRLRSQVECQRCLYCSNKFDPFLDVSLEIVKADSLPVALRNFTAAELLDGGEKHYQCQQCKQKVRAKKRLTVHKAPNVLTIHLKRFHSYDPGRKVDKKVLFDRSLDMKPFVSGSYEGDLMYSLYGVLVHFGHSTHSGHYVCFVRTSSGIWYLLNDNEVRPVSEKTVLDQKAYMLFYVRDRKNMASRKPVDVVQKENMKATAGSDIANLVFKQSSKEPADNGSVGNRSLAAGSAATVNRKDPLNFGALKDILQKEGLNRPVISECLVTKSDPSAEPSGSPLPKNLSKEVYPNPDLEHCFLSAASSINSKSDTAKVENATVTIGVKSDCNETFSNSNEPQNSPIAKLGTNETSEKINHVFNAGVDTEKKIPRLSQSVDSSEKALNKIDSGKSPNEPSCKSSKVGGFTDEGAAFNSLGDDNGDSSQRIANELVVSSIPSVMTSECLQSKAPDCSSPKKLRRKLLKCRMPNMYLGPKLFRIRASLDLQKKKKHKKSKHRSSETHNLIKVQLESNCFLSDVGPSTSKISMSVSLGSTNSQRKRAKSHSNCRGDSLMDTVDEAFEKSDNQNGTTLHTQLKKGSLSMSKANQQDASVLDCTEGSRKDASENGMMCALTRGLRETTAMKNMIEVRERS from the exons ATGGAAAACATAGTTATAACCGGTACAGAG AGAAAGATCGAGTTCCATCCCGCTAGAAAATCGTTTACTGGGTTGGGAAGTAGCGGTGCTAGTGGCGATTTTCAGACTGGGAAGAAAATAGACGGGTTGGATTTCATGGAAAATTGGCTTGATCCCGAGCTCAGTTTTGGGATTACTTTCAGGAAAATT GGCGCTGGTTTGGAAAATCTTGGAAACACTTGTTTTCTCAATTCGGTGTTGCAGTGTCTAACATACACTGAGCCTTTGGCAGCATACTTGCAAAGCGGCAAGCATCAAAATTCAT gcCATATTGCTGGTTTTTGTGCCTTGTGTGCCATCCAGAAGCATGTTAGTCGTGCTCTACAATCAACTGGGAGGTCACTAGTACCCAAGGATCTTGTATCAAACTTGCGAT GCATATCACAGAACTTCAGAAATGCTAGACAGGAGGATGCTCACGAGTACATGGTAAACTTGCTGGAATCAATGCACAAGTGCTGCTTGCCTTTAGGAGTTCCAAGTGAATCACCTGCTGCTTACGAAAGGAGTTTGGTGCACAAAATCTTTGGTGGTCGCCTCCGTAGTCAG GTTGAATGCCAACGGTGCTTGTACTGCTCCAACAAGTTTGATCCATTTTTAGATGTAAGCCTGGAAATAGTTAAGGCAGATTCTTTGCCTGTTGCACTTCGAAACTTTACTGCCGCAGAGCTGTTAGATGGAGGAGAGAAGCATTATCAATGCCAGCAGTGCAAGCAGAAAGTTAGAGCTAAGAAACGGCTTACAGTCCACAAGGCTCCAAATGTACTTACCATCCATCTAAAGCGCTTTCATTCATATGATCCTGGACGGAAAGTTGACAAGAAAGTCTTATTTGATCGCTCATTGGACATGAAACCATTTGTCAGTGGTTCCTAT GAAGGAGATTTGATGTACAGTCTctatggtgttctggtacactttGGTCATAGTACCCATTCTGGTCATTATGTCTGTTTTGTACGCACATCGAGTGGTATATGGTATCTCCTGAATGACAATGAG GTTCGCCCAGTTAGTGAGAAGACTGTTCTAGACCAGAAGGCATATATGCTTTTTTATGTCCGTGATAGAAAAAATATGGCTTCAAGAAAGCCTGTTGATGTAGTTCAGAAAGAAAATATGAAAGCAACTGCTGGAAGTGACATTGCAAATTTGGTTTTTAAGCAGTCGTCAAAGGAACCGGCAGATAATGGTTCAGTTGGGAATAGATCACTGGCTGCAGGCTCTGCTGCTACTGTTAATAGAAAAGATCCACTAAATTTTGGTGCATTAAAAGATATCCTTCAGAAAGAAGGATTGAATCGCCCAGTGATTTCAGAATGCTTAGTTACAAAATCAGATCCTAGTGCAGAACCTTCAGGTTCACCCTTACCTAAGAACCTGTCAAAAGAAGTTTATCCAAACCCTGATCTGGAACATTGTTTTCTATCTGCAGCCTCATCCATTAATAGCAAAAGCGACACTGCTAAAGTTGAAAATGCAACCGTCACTATTGGGGTCAAAAGTGATTGTAATGAGACATTTTCTAATAGCAATGAGCCCCAAAACTCACCTATTGCAAAGCTTGGCACAAATGAGACCTCAGAAAAG ATTAATCATGTCTTTAATGCGGGAGTTGACACAGAGAAGAAGATTCCAAGACTTTCTCAATCTGTGGATTCTAGTGAGAAAGCATTGAACAAAATAGATAGTGGAAAATCACCAAATGAACCTAGCTGTAAAAGCAGTAAG GTTGGAGGTTTTACTGATGAAGGTGCTGCTTTCAATTCTCTTGGTGATGACAATGGGGATAGTAGTCAACGAATTGCAAATGAGTTGGTTGTATCATCAATCCCATCAGTTATGACAAGTGAATGTCTACAGAGCAAAGCTCCTGATTGTTCATCTCCAAAAAAGTTAAGAAGGAAGCTTTTGAAGTGTAGGATGCCAAATATGTATCTTGGCCCAAAATTATTCAGAATCAGAGCATCGTTAGACCTTCAGAAAAAGAAGAAACATAAAAAGAGCAAGCACCGCTCTTCAGAGACCCATAATCTCATTAAAGTACAGTTGGAGAGTAATTGTTTTTTGTCAGATGTTGGGCCATCTACATCAAAGATATCCATGTCAGTTTCATTGGGTTCAACAAATTCTCAAAGGAAGAGGGCTAAATCTCATTCAAACTGTAGAGGCGATTCCCTGATGGATACTGTGGATGAAGCATTTGAGAAGAGTGATAACCAGAATGGAACTACATTGCATACACAGTTAAAGAAGGGCTCATTATCAATGTCTAAAGCGAACCAACAGGATGCAAGTGTTCTTGATTGCACAGAAGGTAGCAGAAAAGATGCATCAGAGAATGGGATGATGTGTGCGCTTACTCGAGGTCTGCGAGAGACAACTG CGATGAAGAATATGATCGAGGTAAGAGAAAGAAGTTGA